Proteins from a genomic interval of Zingiber officinale cultivar Zhangliang chromosome 2A, Zo_v1.1, whole genome shotgun sequence:
- the LOC122039799 gene encoding galactoside 2-alpha-L-fucosyltransferase-like produces the protein MEVIAWKKKTWIRWIIPASCLLLVFFLLGAHEKLQFEWIQRGNRAALPAAALSPDSLPPPRDELLGGLLSPNFDPTSCLSRFQSSSFRPPSPHLPSPYLLSRLRRYEALHKKCAPGTKLYQKSIRELKSDRFSTSNSSSPCNYIVWIPHYGLGNRVVSLVSSFFFALLNNRVLLIYETEEIKDLFCEPFPGTSWVLPSDFPISNLESFDRDSKRSYGNLIRRNAVTSLPAYVYLHLPWYYDGFDRLFFCEEEQRNLRHVPWVLLKSDHYFVPALFLVREYEEELRRLFPERTTVFHHLVRYLLHPSNNVWGHAMRYYHAYLAKADSRVGIQIRNLKNEPVTFDYLLDQIVGCSLKEGVLPAVVAGNGKKSLKSYSDEKVKAVFMTSLDVRYYERVRSMYYEKATTTGEVVAVYEPGHEVEQKTEDQGHNVRAMAEIVLLSFSDKLVTTACSTFGYVAQGLSGVVPLVMLKPWKSNGAACRWAESPEPCYLIPPTNVCNQRSGFNKKMAKNVRQCEDETGGVKLFD, from the exons ATGGAGGTGATCGCTTGGAAGAAGAAGACTTGGATTCGATGGATCATTCCGGCTTCTTGTCTACTTCTGGTTTTCTTCCTCCTCGGAGCTCATGAGAAATTGCAATTCGAATGGATTCAGAGAGGAAACAGAGCAG CTTTGCCGGCGGCGGCGCTGTCACCGGATTCCCTACCGCCACCAAGAGACGAGCTTCTCGGCGGCCTCCTCTCTCCCAATTTCGACCCCACCTCCTGTCTCAGCCGGTTCCAGTCCTCCTCCTTCCGCCCGCCCTCCCCTCACCTCCCTTCCCCCTACCTCCTCTCCCGCCTCCGCCGCTACGAAGCCCTTCACAAGAAATGCGCCCCCGGCACCAAACTCTACCAGAAATCCATCCGCGAACTTAAGTCAGATCGCTTCTCCACCTCCAACTCCTCCTCCCCCTGCAACTACATCGTCTGGATCCCCCACTACGGCCTCGGCAACCGCGTCGTCAGCTTGGTCTCGTCCTTCTTCTTCGCCCTCCTCAATAACAGAGTGCTCCTGATTTATGAGACAGAGGAGATTAAAGATCTCTTCTGCGAGCCGTTTCCGGGGACTTCCTGGGTCCTCCCCTCCGACTTCCCCATCAGCAATCTTGAAAGCTTCGACCGCGACTCGAAACGGAGCTACGGCAACCTGATCCGGCGAAACGCTGTCACCTCATTGCCGGCGTACGTGTACCTCCACTTGCCGTGGTACTACGACGGGTTTGACAGGTTGTTCTTCTGCGAGGAGGAACAGAGGAACCTCCGGCACGTGCCGTGGGTGTTGCTAAAGTCGGACCACTACTTCGTGCCGGCTCTGTTCCTGGTGCGGGAGTACGAGGAGGAGCTCCGGCGGCTGTTCCCGGAGCGCACCACCGTCTTCCACCACCTCGTCCGCTACCTCCTCCACCCCAGCAACAACGTATGGGGCCACGCCATGCGGTACTACCACGCCTACCTCGCCAAGGCCGACTCTAGAGTTGGGATTCAAATTAGAAATCTCAAGAACGAGCCCGTCACCTTCGATTACTTGCTTGACCAAATCGTGGGCTGTTCATTGAAAGAGGGAGTTTTACCGGCGGTGGTCGCAGGAAACGGAAAGAAGAGCTTGAAGAGCTATAGCGACGAGAAAGTGAAGGCGGTTTTTATGACGAGTTTGGACGTGAGATACTACGAGAGGGTCCGTTCGATGTACTACGAGAAGGCAACGACGACCGGCGAGGTGGTGGCGGTGTACGAGCCGGGGCACGAGGTGGAGCAGAAGACGGAGGATCAAGGGCACAACGTGAGGGCGATGGCGGAGATTGTGCTGTTGAGCTTTAGCGACAAGCTGGTGACGACGGCGTGCTCCACGTTCGGATACGTGGCGCAGGGGCTCAGCGGGGTCGTGCCGCTGGTGATGCTGAAGCCGTGGAAGTCGAACGGCGCCGCCTGCCGGTGGGCGGAGTCGCCGGAGCCGTGCTACCTGATTCCTCCGACGAACGTATGCAACCAGCGGAGCGGATTCAACAAGAAGATGGCGAAGAACGTGAGGCAGTGCGAGGATGAAACCGGAGGCGTTAAGTTGTTTGATTGA